In one Magallana gigas chromosome 7, xbMagGiga1.1, whole genome shotgun sequence genomic region, the following are encoded:
- the LOC105344817 gene encoding calcyphosin-like protein: MACTADEEAHLRQKAEQGLKNSTSPIQKLRYACLMRGANGIKGLGRSFRIMDDDGSKTLDMREFRDGLRDYGLRELDEQTIADVFRELDRDGSGKLNYDEFLVAIRGPINKTREEYVRKAFQKMDATGDGQITVDDIRKLYDASQHPKFKSGEWTADQCFRHFLDSFDTPGDPDGVVTWDEFLNYYTGVSASIDDDNYFCTMMKRAWRM; encoded by the exons ATGGCGTGTACAGCAGACGAAGAAGCGCATCTCAGGCAAAAGGCAGAGCAGGGCCTCAAGAATTCAACTTCTCCCATTCAGAAGCTTCGATATGCATGTCTCATGCGCGGAGCAAATGGAATCAAAGGATTGGGCAG AAGTTTCCGTATCATGGATGATGACGGCAGTAAGACGTTGGACATGCGGGAATTCCGGGACGGTCTCCGTGACTACGGTCTCCGGGAGCTGGATGAGCAGACGATAGCTGACGTGTTCAGAGAGCTGGACAGGGACGGAAGCGGGAAGCTCAACTACGACGAGTTTCTGGTGGCAATTAGA GGTCCCATTAACAAAACCCGCGAGGAGTATGTACGGAAAGCTTTCCAGAAGATGGACGCCACTGGAGACGGCCAGATCACGGTGGACGACATCCGGAAGTTGTACGACGCGAGTCAACATCCCAAGTTCAAGAGCGGCGAATGGACGGCCGACCAGTGCTTTCGGCACTTCCTGGACTCCTTCGACACACCCGGTGACCCCGATGGAGTG gtAACTTGGGATGAATTTTTGAATTACTACACGGGAGTCAGCGCGTCCATCGACGACGATAACTACTTTTGTACCATGATGAAGCGAGCCTGGCGGATGTAG